Below is a window of Salmo trutta chromosome 35, fSalTru1.1, whole genome shotgun sequence DNA.
GGCCGCCAACACCAAGAAAGGACCTGCTGGGAAAGGTACACAaacacaagcacatacacacgtttacatatatatatatacacacacacacacacacatttacacttacattttagtcatttagcagatgctcttatccagagtgtctTACAGTTGGTGCATTCAtctacagatagctaggtgggacaaccacatatcacagtcatagaaagtacattttttccttaataacagctatcagtagagtcagagctagaaaggggggtggggtgggatacgatgttttcggaagatggacagggactctgctgtctgcttcagggggaagctggttccaccattgtggtaccaggacagagaagagcttggactgggctgagcgggtgCTACCCTCCCATAGTagtgctcaggttggggtgtagggtttgagcatagcctgaaggtagggaggggcagttccccttgctgctccgtaggcaaataccatggtcttgtagtggatgcgagcttccgCTGGAAGCCAAGGGAgagtgtggaggagcggggtgacatgagagaacttgggaaggttgaaaaccaggcgggctgcagcgttctggataagtttcaggggtttgatggcacaagcgaggagcccagccaacagcgagttgcggTAGTCCAGACTggagaggacaagtgcctggattaggacctgcgccgcttcctgtgtgaggtagggtcatactctacggatgttatagagcatgaacctgcaggagtggatcactgctttgatgtttacagagaacgacagggtgttgtccagggtcacgcctaggttctttgcactctgggagggggacactgtggagttcaaatcaaatgtatttaaatagcccttcttacatcagctgatatctcaaagtgatgtacagaaacccagcttaaaaccccaaacagcaagcaatgcaggtgtagaagcacagtggctaggaaaaactccctagaaaggccaaaacctaggaagaaaagtagagaggaaccaggctatgaggggtggccagtcctcttctgagtTGTCAACCGTTATGGATTGGTCTTTGAGCGGACAGGCCTTCCCCGGGAAGAAGAACAgttccgtcttgtcgaggttgagcttgaggtggtggatctccatccaagttgagatatctgccaggcacgcagagatgcatgtcgccacctgggtgtcataAGGGGGAatgagaaaagtagttgagtgtcattcGCATAGCAAtggtaggagagaccatgtgaggatacgacggagccgagtgacttggtgaatagagagaagaggagagggcctagaaccgagccctgggggacaccagtagtgagagtatgtggtgcagatacagatcctctccacgtcacctggtaggagcggcctgccaggtaggatgcaatcagagtgtgcagagcctgagactcccagccctgagagggtggagaggatctgatggttcacggtgtcgaaggcagcgaatagatctaggaggatgagaacagaggaaagagagtcagctttggcagtgtggagagcctccgtgacacagagtaGAGCAGTCTCTGTTGAGTGACCCATCTTggagcctgactggttagggtcaagaacaTCGTTCTGAGAGAGACAACGAGGAAGTTGATAAGAAACAGCACGCTCAAGTTTtttagaaagaaaagaaagaagggatacaggtctagcgcttttgacgtcagatgagtcgagtgttggtttcttgaggaggggagcaactcgggccattttgaagtcagaggggacacacacacacccacacacccacacacacacagaaacatacatTTATACCCTCCTCACCCATATTTCCCCTATGCAACAGCAGCTAGGCCTGTGTCTCTGGCCCTGCCATGCAGACCATCAATGAACAGCCCTGCCTCTTTGAAGAAGAGTTACACaacctccacactgccctctacATCCACCGCACGGAACTACAGCCCCTTACCACCAGCATCAGCCAAGAGGTACAGTACACAATCACTAACCATCACCTGCAAACACAGAGAGGTACAGTACGATTACTATCCCTCTACTCTAACTCTAGCACTAGATACAGTTCAACAAATTGATCATACACTTTTGGTTTTCTCACTTTTTCTAacatttctccccccccccctccattctCCCTCAGTGGTGTGAAGAGTCCAGTAGGCAGTGTGAAGGAGAGTCCATGTATCTCTAAAACGGCTCGGTCTGGCCCCCGACCTGGCCCCCCGGGGTCCACAGCCCCCGGCACTAAGAAAGCTGAAAGGTAGCTACGTCTGTGGCAGTAGACCTAACAGGGAAGAGATGTTTAAATGTGTTCTGAATGTACAGTTCTAGTCTATACGTCTCTTACGTTTGCTCAAATAGATCTCCAGAGCAGGAGTTACAACTCTGGTCCTTGAAGGTCTGCTGATTTCCATGCTTTTTTCCCCCAATCAGATACTGGCGTATATCTGCGTCTGGGTAACCTGGTATAACAACTAAAAGCACCAGTACTGTAGCCCTCGTGGACAAGAGTTGTCCATCCTTGTTCTAGACTAGAGCGTGAGATTGACAATACTTTCCCTGCTTGCATGATGGAGCCTAATTTCTCCTTTCTCATTCTCTCCTTGCAGCAAAACCAAGGAGCCTGCAGCCAGTGTAGGTAAGAAAATGATTGAATTTCTACTGTAGTGTGCTCTTCCCACAGGCAGAGAGCAGCACTGAGCTGTACAACAGGACCTTGGGGAGAGGAACGGCCAGACTAATGGGAAACAACTGTTGGTTAGATTGATCCTACTGTAACATGCCATTGATAAATGGTATGAGTGACATGGTTAGAGTGGATGCTATACCTCCCACATAGACTGACCCGCTTCTGTGTTTTGTCCATAGGGTCCAGGCAGGTGACTCACTGTAAAGGTAGGCCTCAGTCCAACCTCCTGGAATAACATTCTTAACCATCTATAGGGTATGTTAGTCTGGTTTAGTATACTATGCCTGCATACTCCACCGCCTGTTACTGATCCCATTCATTATCTATCTCAGAAAAGACAACGTCTGTCAAGTTTATGAAGTAATATCTGCTGAAAGCTAGAACCTTATCTTTGACAAATGCATCTTCTGGTTTCTAAAGTACAAGTAAGCACTGTATTTGAACACTTGTTTTATccttctctctcattttctcaccATGTCTCACCATGACTTCTCATCCCCTCCCATTCCCCCTCCTCCACACacatcctcccttctcttcttGTCATCTCCACCCTTTCCCTCACACCTCCCAACACTTCAACCCCTTACCACCTGCTCACACCTACAAACTTCATTTTGTCCCCTACTCTCGCCCTTGGCCTTCACCCTTACCCCTCATTTCACCTCTTCACTTAGTGACTATGCAGATCTATCTGAACCCCATAACAAGAAGGACTGGGTCTTCTGAAGCGGCCAAATCAGCCCCCACGGTCCCCAACTCTAGACCCACCAGAACCCCCACCCCTCCTCAGACCAAAGGAGGCCCCCCCACCTCAGACCGAACTAAGCGCGAGACATGCAAAACACCCCCCGCCTTCACCCTCCCCCTGCAGAAAAGCACCAATCAGAATACGTATTCTTCTATGGAAATGTCCAATTACAAAAGCCCCTTCAAATCACCAAGCCAGTACTTCCAAATCTGTTACTAAGGCAATAGGGTAGGCTAGGAGGAGGTAGAGGTTTCTCCTAACCATTGGTCTAGGTTCAGATATTGTTTCATCCTcctaaaggttaaggttaggattgagggagggtaatctgattctagatctgtggttaagggCAACTTCTACGTCAAGCTGTTACAAGTGTAGTAGGCCTGTAAGCGAACTCGGTTTTCACGATGTTTGTAAAATGTTTGCGTTTCTAGCAATGTGAGGGAATTAGAAGTAGAGGTTGTCTTCAGTAATGTTTGAGATTGACTGATAGTTACAAAGTTTGGGTTTTTGAGGTGCTTTGTTTCACCAGCATTAAAGGGAATAgcgagtttgtttgttttgttgcatTTCCTAGCACCATCCGTGACCATAGTCCTCTTAACTTTTTCCTCTGTTTAAATTCTTACATATTTCCGTCTGTCAACTGAAAgcctgtgttttttttctcccgtTTCTTTCCGTTTTAATAtctccattttgtgtgtgtgtgctttgtagTTTTACTTCAGTAAAACATGAATAATCTCCCTGACTTTGGGGATGTATGACTTATTTGGTTTATGAGTgtatttgtctgtctctgttgacaGCCATTAAACATTTCCGTCATCGCCTGCTTCAACTACTGTCTATGTAATAATATCAATGTAATAATGTGATAACAATTCACAGTATTATTACAAGATATGTCCATGGTGTTTTGagttctactgtgtgtgtgtgtgtgtgtgtgttagcagcaCCCTCTTGTGG
It encodes the following:
- the LOC115174493 gene encoding echinoderm microtubule-associated protein-like 1 isoform X2, with product MEEEDIVCQTVKERRRRRRRRSGAEEGSPSVKNLYDNSSPHRVSNDDRSSAASGVDVADRLTYLEQRMQMQEDEIQLLKMALADVLKRLNISEEHQAANTKKGPAGKAARPVSLALPCRPSMNSPASLKKSYTTSTLPSTSTARNYSPLPPASAKSGVKSPVGSVKESPCISKTARSGPRPGPPGSTAPGTKKAESKTKEPAASVGSRQVTHCKVTMQIYLNPITRRTGSSEAAKSAPTVPNSRPTRTPTPPQTKGGPPTSDRTKRETCKTPPAFTLPLQKSTNQNTYSSMEMSNYKSPFKSPSQYFQICY
- the LOC115174493 gene encoding echinoderm microtubule-associated protein-like 1 isoform X1, with protein sequence MSMEDSPMEELVDQGLGMEETGLRRPSFRETYHHDSLLAPDTDFMIDDRSSAASGVDVADRLTYLEQRMQMQEDEIQLLKMALADVLKRLNISEEHQAANTKKGPAGKARPVSLALPCRPSMNSPASLKKSYTTSTLPSTSTARNYSPLPPASAKSGVKSPVGSVKESPCISKTARSGPRPGPPGSTAPGTKKAESKTKEPAASVGSRQVTHCKVTMQIYLNPITRRTGSSEAAKSAPTVPNSRPTRTPTPPQTKGGPPTSDRTKRETCKTPPAFTLPLQKSTNQNTYSSMEMSNYKSPFKSPSQYFQICY
- the LOC115174493 gene encoding echinoderm microtubule-associated protein-like 1 isoform X4, which encodes MSMEDSPMEELVDQGLGMEETGLRRPSFRETYHHDSLLAPDTDFMIDDRSSAASGVDVADRLTYLEQRMQMQEDEIQLLKMALADVLKRLNISEEHQAANTKKGPAGKAARPVSLALPCRPSMNSPASLKKSYTTSTLPSTSTARNYSPLPPASAKSGVKSPVGSVKESPCISKTARSGPRPGPPGSTAPGTKKAESKTKEPAASVGSRQVTHCKEKTTSVKFMK
- the LOC115174493 gene encoding echinoderm microtubule-associated protein-like 1 isoform X3 — its product is MSMEDSPMEELVDQGLGMEETGLRRPSFRETYHHDSLLAPDTDFMIDDRSSAASGVDVADRLTYLEQRMQMQEDEIQLLKMALADVLKRLNISEEHQAANTKKGPAGKAARPVSLALPCRPSMNSPASLKKSYTTSTLPSTSTARNYSPLPPASAKSGVKSPVGSVKESPCISKTARSGPRPGPPGSTAPGTKKAESKTKEPAASVGSRQVTHCKDLSEPHNKKDWVF